CCACTTTGGTTCAGTCTGTCAACTAGGAGTTTCATATTCACATGATGAAAACATGGAGAGGTGCTGCAGTCAtgggccttttttttttttttttcaaacttcgattgtgttttaatttgtttgaccattgcatttgttgtttttttgttctacagtaaaatcccgtgatagtggactcgcttataacggaatttcgATTATAagggacaaacaatttggtccccagggccgctatATATTGTTGCAATTACTGACACAATTATGCTATGggtattcatttatatttctaGTAAGAatctttacattttaaaaacaattttaatCAGGACAGTTACACTGAATCACATTTTGACACTTCAGAGCTCAATAACTCCTTAATTTGATAATTTGCAACAGAGATATTTCTGAGTTATAGATTTAATTGAGTGATTTAAtgttatacatacatacatatgcatacacacacacacacacacacacacacatgcaccctAGTTAATAATAAGATTGCTCAAATATTGCTGAAATTGAGAGCATATAAAAGCCAGTCTTCAGCTGGAATTAAAATAAGGGTCatttttctgaaaatgtttttgaaaaCGTGGGAAATTATCtgcatattaaacaaaatataccAAAAGGGTAATCAAAGATAAATATGGGTCCTCCACAAGTGTAATCAAAGTGTAAGTGTATTAGAAATCATTAACCCAAGTGGAAATAAGACTGACACAGGAGACCAACAGGAGGGCTGAAGGAGACTCAAGTCTAATATAAAGGGTGGACTGATTTTGCTGCTTGTCAAAGAAAATTTAAGGTATCATCCCGTATCTTCTCATCCTGGTAACCATTCTGGCCCATATGAGAAAACGAAATTTTTCTACTTTCTATTTTAAATCAATGAACAAGACACACCTCCACACCTCGTTCTAGTTGCTGCTCTCGCGGTTTCCACATAAGAGCTGAACATGACTTGGAATTGCACTTACTGGATCTACAGTAGGGATGCTGGAAGCTCTCCGCTTTTTCCGGTGGCTTCCTGGTGTTGAGGAGGACGTCTGTCCATCATCAAAGTCCCCCCCACTCACACTACTGGAGGGGGAAGTCGCCCTCCTCCTCTTGGAGCCCATAGGAATGGCACCTTTAAGCGGATATCGAGTATTAAGTCAGAATCTGCAATGATTTTAACGCAGACGCTAAACAATGTGAAGTGTGACTATATGCTGAGGTTTTCAATCCAAATCCTAACCTGTTATACTGGTCTAGCCACACACGTATCTATAACGCATACATCAATGAAACCGAATAGCATACAAAATTGAGAACTAACAGACAACCAGACCCTACTCCATCCAAGCATCCATCAATCTTAAAATTGCTTGGAATCCCACTCAATACTTCATAAATTGTCCCAAGCTGAGCTTCAGACAAAGGTTACCCGCCATCGAGCTGCTATTTGACAGAGGTACATAGAAAACCATAGAAATCCTCTTTGGTACCTAAATACATTCCTGTGTTTCTCTGTATATCTCCATATAAGACTGGACTATGGACGTCAGCAACATACTATTGGAATATTGTCGTAATGGACATTAAACCAACAATAAACATACCTGAAAACCAATGTTAACTGTCAAAAAATCGGTGACGAAAGCAGACTAGAAACGGCGATAAAACTGTCAGCTGTCAATGAGGCTGGCGAACCGTTTATCGACAAATTTGCTAAAAATAACTGCACTGATAGTTTAAATAATCTCGGGAAAGTTAAAAATCCATCGCCAAATGAATGACAAACAACAAAGAGGATGCAATTTGCATGAGATCCTAAACATCGTTCCGCCGAATCAGTGCTACTCATTAGCATTTCAACCAGAACAGGCCTCCCCATTCATTCCCCACTCTTACCTGCTATCCACTTAAGTCTCGATATAAACTTAGAATGATTTGATGGGTTCAAAAATGAATCACTGCCAAAAACTTATTTCTAAAAATTAACCATTTCTATGCTGGGGCGGAACCGGAACTCCCATGCTAATTCCGAAAAGAGGGCGGGCACACTAGCGGAAGTTCTTCTCCTCTATTGGCTAAAATGTTCCAGATCAATGACGCATGTGAGACTGTTGACGCTGCCTGTCGCTTACCGAGGGAGTGCTGGACGTGGAAGCTGTCAATCCTAACTCAGCATGAAATGTCCAGAAAAAAGGTGATCTTACTGAGAACAACTTAGTGAGGTTAATAATTTGTACACGATAATAGATGTTTGAGATGTGGTCCATTTTAAGTGCATTGTGTCTAAGAAAGTACTGTAAACATCTTAACCGGTTATACCAatgaattataattaattataaataaagGATCTATGGATATATATTCTAGCTGATTGTAGGTTGGGTCAtgggtatttaattaaaatatttaaataaattgttTGATTAGATAAATGACTTGACACGATCTCTTAAGCAGGCGGGCATGATCCTATAGTTTGGTGTATGCTAGCTTGTCGTCTGTTACAGCAAATTAGGATTTTTGTTAACTAAAAAGCAATTTAATTAGAAGGTGTGCTATTCTGGTAAGATATTACCAATGTGGTGTGATCAGATAGTCTTCAGACACCCCGAAGACTATCTGCCTCGTTTTttacgtcgctttggacaaaactGTGGTCTTAATTGTCTGTCTTTGTACTACGATAATATCTTGATCTAATTCCGAACTTCTTTTAACACTTACACAGAGTTGCAGTTATTGGATGTAATACTGTAGACCTTTGAGCTCCCGCTTGCTGCATTCTCTGCATGGCGTTTTGCCGCAACTAGTGGCGATATACGCGTGTTTGTATTCAGCAAGTCCTTTAAGCAGAAGTTGAGTAGTCTACGCTAAATATGTCCATGTGGAAAATATCATTCTGTATTTTAAACGttacagtgattttttttttaaagtaattcaGGAAGCTGCTGatgcaatttaattttatgcaatgtatgttttctgtttatataagctttttttttttatttgatcaGCCTGGAGCCATGGGATTGTCCAAGAGCACATCAAACCTAAGCAGTTGAAACCTTGCTGGAATGGTAAGATGGTGTCCTCCCTTGAGCAGTGGGATGCTGTGGGGAGTCTGTGTACTGACTGAGAAATGAGGAAATGACAAGTCTTGAATTCCAGTGAAGACTCTAATCCAACTCTGATCTCAATGAAGTGCCAGACTAAGTTTGCATTAAATTTAGGATACCGCAGTGTTTGGGAAACAGTCCAAAGTAATGTGCCTATAGCTCTTCATTTGCTGATGTTGGAGGgggatttgtttattttaaaacatgaaattgcattttttttaatcaggaaCAACATGAGAAACCACTTTAGCCAATCAATGGATTTTCAGTCTTAAGCAAAGGTTTGATGACTGCAAAAAGGGTTAGTTAAAAAGATTTCTGTACAAACATGCTGAGCATGTACTAAGACATGAGACAGCCCAAACATGTTTGTCTGTATAAAAAGAATTTCATGCAAAAAGATTTCAAACTTTCTACTTCAAATGCAGAGTCCCTTAAGGCAAAGTAGGCTGGCATCTCTTACTTTCAGCTTACACTGGTACTTGATGTCCCTGAAGAAACTCCAAGAAACAAGACTGCATGAGGACATGGAGCTACTTCTCTAAGGTTTTTCACTAAAGATGTTAAAAttaggggcggcatggtggtgcattggttagcactgttgcctcacacctctgggacctgggttcgagtctctgcttgGGTcacacgtgtgtggagtttgcatgttctccccatgtcgtcgtggggtttcctctgggtactccggtttccccccacagtccaaagacatgctgaggctaattggagttgctaaattgcccttaggtgtgcatgtgtgagtgaatggtgtgtgagtgtgccctgcaatgggctggccccccatccagggttgttccctgcctcatgcccattgcttccgggataggctccggttccccgcgacccagtaggataagcgggttggacaatggatggatgttaaaaTTATCCCAACTAAAACCAGTATGCACATCAACATTGTAAGGACCTGCCACAGACTTCGAGAGTTTgattaaaaaactttaataataTTGCCAATATCATGGGTACTTGCTGCATTTTGTCCATACATACAGTAATACTCAAAGTATCAAACAGAATATTTCCCTGAAAGTCCACAACACTATCGGGGAAACTGCCCAAGTGGTAAAAAAATCCTGGCATCTTAGCAGAACAAACTCAGCAGCAGCTACCAAAACATGATATGAAACCCTTAAGAACAGTGAGTTAGTGTGCTGAGAATCTTATGTGCAGTAAATATGTGCAGAAGAAAGTGTGAGGTGTAGCTGAACGAAAAAGTCATTAAACAAAAGTGACATCTTGATATGCCAGAGAAATATTACAGGGGTGTAAGGAATGACAGAGGCTGAAATCTTCGCAAACCACAGTGGAAACTTCTCACACTTGTGCTTGTTTGTTGCTCTTAATACTAAAACCTATACCAGGTATATAGTGGACATCGTGGTCATCCTGCACAAGAATGTTCCAAAGGTTTCTTACGTACGTTTTCCTGAGACATCAAAACAGTACTAGGAGAAGACAGATATGCAGGCTTGGTCCAAATAGGTGCGGCTGATTTACTTATCCTCCACATGCCTTCGAACGGGGTGAAATTTGCCTGTTGGATCTGGCACATACCACTTGTCCCAGATGTCGGTAAAAGATGCTCTCCCCCATGGCTTATAGTGTCCATTCCAGTGCAAGAGCTTGGCTGCTTTCAGAAACTGGGAAGAATAGCGATTTGCAGCACCAGTAGATCCTGAGAAGACAACCAGATTGGTAGGTAAACAAGTGTGATGAAGGACAGATTGACTGAATGACAACTGGCTATGCTATTAGAAGACTAATCTGTCGAGATTAGGGATATACCAAGGTGTCGAACGTGCCACATGGGGTCAATACTGGAGTGGCGTTTGTAAAAGACAATCAGCAAGGGGGGTGTGGTCACACTGTCTGCCAGAGTCCTGCTGTAGAGGTCCTCTCTGCAAATGGTACAAAACAAGCAACAACACACTTCCGGGAATGAAAAATATACTTCATAAACACTTATATTTCAGATCTCCCGTCTTGCAGATCTGTTGCCTCTTCATCTAAGAACTTCATCAGAACCGGTTCACTTAAGATGACTATGACAAGGGGACCAAACACCAGTAGGGCAACATTCACTCACTCCACATTCCTTTTCATCCACATTTCCAGCTGGCCTGTGATGTTCTGCAGCCTCCACTCTGTGAGGTTGGCAACAAAGACTCCGGGATTGAACGAGCATGTGTTGGCCCGCATCCCAAGCTTTCTGATTGTGTCCTTCTTGAAGTCCAGGAAGCCAATGTAGTTGATCTATGTGGAAGGGGAGAAATCAGAACTACCAAAGGCTACAAACTCTTCTCACCCATAAACTCCTGTATGCAACATCAGAATGCTGATAATCAGATTCAGTTTGTTTCCACTACCTGTGGCATCATGAATAGCTCTGCTGGATGACTGCAGTATTTCTGTACTTTGTGTGAATAGAAATGTGTCATTTATGTTACTCACTGTCATGGCATTATAGCATGCCTGTTTACCAATTTATCATGTACTGTTCCTTGCACTGGGTCTGGCTGAACAAGTGAGTATTTCAATGCACTTTCTGCCAATAAAACATGCTGAGTCTTGAATCCACTCGATATATGGGGGGAAAAATATCAAatcaattttaattaaaaatgtaggTGGTTTAACTAACGCGAGTCATTCATGAGAAAATTATCTAGCTAATAATGCAGTAGTTTTCATAAAATCTTACTATTAAATACCAAAACTACAGTGGCTAAAAAGGTATGAATATGAATGATTCTTAAGTAAAGTAGGGCAATTTACCTGGGTCCCTGCCCCACGAACAATTCCTTTAGAAGAAGCGGAATCGCAGTCATCTGAGAATGCAGCTGCATGTCCTGCCCTGAGATTAGTGTCAAACAGCTCCTGGATGTCACCTGAAGCAGAGTGTTCAATGCCAAGCACTATTAGTTTCAACAGAATAAATAATCCATGGGAGAAATTTTACACAAAAGTGCTTGTGAAGTTACAGTGTTACATTCCTTGTATTAATACTTGAAGGTGGAGGTTTGAGTATTCCTTTGCATGGCATCCTGAACTGGCCCAGCAGAATCATCCAGCTCTTCATAATTATAAAACCTTACACTGTCTGGAACCCCAAGCTTTAATTACAGTGCTAAATACATGCTCATGTATTAAATACAAATGTTCACATTCCTCTTATACTCTTGCATACTAGTACCTTGTACAATGACATCGTCGTCCAAATAGATCGCTTTTTCTGCATGAGGCAAGAACGTCGCCGCATAAAAACGCGCAAAGGTCAACTGCAATATAACGAAAgatgttaaatataaaaaaattgacgttttttttcttcagtagACTACAGGATTCGTTCTTACTGGCTTCACTGCCTCGACTTTATTTGGATCACTGGAAATTTTCCCGTGTAGAATATGTGGTTCAAATGGGATAATTCTGTACTTGATTTCATTCAGGCTGGTTTGGCTTATCCAGGTTCTGCAAACGAAAAAATATATACTGCCATAAAACAGAaaaggtttttttgttttaaaaactgATTAATAACTCCCACTTACTTTAAGTGATCCACGGTGTCATTTGTTGTTACAATGTAGAAAACGACATTTGCTTGACTGTTGTGGTACACACTGTTCATAGCAGCCACCAAAGCACCAAGTCTGTCTTCGACAGCCGTAATAAGCACTGGCACTTCATCCCCGCTCCGTGCAGCTTTCTGCGGCAGCTTCAGATGTGGTAACACATCATGCACTGTGTCTTGGtgacaaaataattttattaggCGTTTCTGAAGATGTACTGTCCGTATTGCATGCATTTAATCATTCATATTGCAAAAGAGTTACCCGAGACATCAGTTCTTGCAAAGTCATTCAGATTTAGTAGATTCCGATGCACAACAATTAGAAATACTATTCCGATCAGCAACACGATGATTGCGTTtactgcaggaaaaaaaaatacaatataatatatgcGCAAATGACAGGGGTCGATCttacaaaacaaagcaatacCATGCACGATTTCAGAACAAATATGACCAGTgtcagtttaaaaaaacagtttttaaagCAGACTGACCTCTTCGCGCTGACATCTCGCTGCATTTGAGAAATAAACCTGTAACATAAAACCACACATACGACACTAACTCAAAAGAATTATTGCAAGAGACAAACTACTattcaaaacaaataaaaaaattacttcAAATTAATTTCACGAAGTTTGGAATTAATGCATAATTTATCACAGTCTATAAAGAACAGCTCGACACCATCCGCAGGCAATTTTACGTAGCATAAGCTGAAAAACAGCCACGTGCATTTAGAAGAAGGctctatattttaatttttcagaatgtcatattatttaaaaaaacggTCAAAAACACTCACTTACTCATAATACTCCCGATAACTTCACTACTAAGCCAAAACGCCAACTCGACATACACAGCTTCTTGCAGCAAGTTAACAGTGCAGTTAAAACAGGTGTCTTAAAATCTGCCTGTTTTTTAACAATATAAAAATCCAAAATGTATAACATACTTTCAGTTGCGTAATAATAACATAAATATTATTTAGTGTTTGTGTTACATTTGTTTCTCTATACATTTCCTATATGTTTTTCCTATTAATTTCACCACATTAAAAAGACTACAAACGGGGCCTTTTCATATTACGTCAGTGACCGGGGCCAGTACGGTTTAGCTACGTCTTCTTATTCGTCCGGAAGATTCGTCCGCTTGATCTCACGTTAAATACCTTATATAAACGAGTGActtgtttttctgtttccttAGATTTGTTAAGATGCAGTCAATCTTCAGTTCAATTCCGACGCACATGGTGAGTCTTGTATGTACAATACAATAGGCGTCAGTAAGTTGAAATATACCTATGCGCCCTATAGCCAGCCTGTTAGCGGCCATAACATGTTTGCAAATGTTTCATGCATA
This genomic interval from Paramormyrops kingsleyae isolate MSU_618 chromosome 8, PKINGS_0.4, whole genome shotgun sequence contains the following:
- the glt8d1 gene encoding glycosyltransferase 8 domain-containing protein 1 isoform X1; the protein is MSLFLKCSEMSARRVNAIIVLLIGIVFLIVVHRNLLNLNDFARTDVSDTVHDVLPHLKLPQKAARSGDEVPVLITAVEDRLGALVAAMNSVYHNSQANVVFYIVTTNDTVDHLKTWISQTSLNEIKYRIIPFEPHILHGKISSDPNKVEAVKPLTFARFYAATFLPHAEKAIYLDDDVIVQGDIQELFDTNLRAGHAAAFSDDCDSASSKGIVRGAGTQINYIGFLDFKKDTIRKLGMRANTCSFNPGVFVANLTEWRLQNITGQLEMWMKRNVEEDLYSRTLADSVTTPPLLIVFYKRHSSIDPMWHVRHLGSTGAANRYSSQFLKAAKLLHWNGHYKPWGRASFTDIWDKWYVPDPTGKFHPVRRHVEDK
- the glt8d1 gene encoding glycosyltransferase 8 domain-containing protein 1 isoform X2; this translates as MSARRVNAIIVLLIGIVFLIVVHRNLLNLNDFARTDVSDTVHDVLPHLKLPQKAARSGDEVPVLITAVEDRLGALVAAMNSVYHNSQANVVFYIVTTNDTVDHLKTWISQTSLNEIKYRIIPFEPHILHGKISSDPNKVEAVKPLTFARFYAATFLPHAEKAIYLDDDVIVQGDIQELFDTNLRAGHAAAFSDDCDSASSKGIVRGAGTQINYIGFLDFKKDTIRKLGMRANTCSFNPGVFVANLTEWRLQNITGQLEMWMKRNVEEDLYSRTLADSVTTPPLLIVFYKRHSSIDPMWHVRHLGSTGAANRYSSQFLKAAKLLHWNGHYKPWGRASFTDIWDKWYVPDPTGKFHPVRRHVEDK